GCCTCCTCCAGCGGCCGGGGCCCGGAGCCTGCCACAGGTGGCCCAGGAGCAGCCCCGGCGTGGTGGTGAGTGACCCTCTGGTGGCCGGCAGGGCCTGGCTCCCCTGGCTCCCCTGGCATGGCTGTGAGGGGCACATGCGAGCCGGGGCAGGGGGGCTGCGAGGCTCCAGGCCCCGGCGTGCGCTGCTGCTCTCAGGCACcttctctccctgcagccccgcttCCTGCCCTTCCTGAAGAGGGGGCCCCCAGAGACACGGCGCAGGCCTGCTTTGCACCTGGGGTCTGTGTGAGTTACCGGTCCCTCTGCACGCTCTGACGCCCCGCCTCCTCTGACCTCTCCtgtctgcctgggagacctgatggaTGGAGGCAGGCCTGAGCCAGGTCTTCTCGTTCCAGGGCCCTGTGGCGTTGGGAGAGATTCCTTTCTATTTCTCCCGGGAAGAGTGGGGTTCTCTGGACCCTGCTCAGAGGGATCTCTTCTGGGACATAAAGCGAGAGAACTCCCAGAACACTGCGCTGGGTAAGTGGGTGCAGGACCTCTGGGGCCCCCTTCCCCATGGGGGTCCCTCTGCGAGCCCTCAGCCGGTTTTCAAAGTGGGCCTTCCCTGGCCTCCTGAGAGCCGTGTGGTTCCTTTTATGCTGGCCGTGTTCCATGTGCTCTGTGCGTGTATCGCGTGCCATGTGCAGGATGTGCCCATGTTGGCCATTTTTCTCTCCGGTTCTCATACCTGGTGCATCAGGGTGTTGTCCCCACTTCACAGAGGAGGGAGCTAAGACTAGGAGTGGGTCGGGTGTGCTGTGAGGTCAtgtcagcaggtgcaggggtgtggATGGAGTGCACCAGCTGCCCACCAAGCCTGGCCGCGCCCCCGGCCACACGGGCCCCCCTTCGCCCGGGCAGAGCCTCTCAGTGACTTCTCATTTAACCCGCACCACCCGGTGGGTTGGACCAGGACCCCTCCCCGTCCAAATGTGTGGCCTGAGACTGGAACACCTGAGCTTGTGGAGTAAGGGAGCCGTGGCAGCCAGCCCTAGTGGGTCCCTTGGCTTCCCACAGGGCGGCTTGGGGGGGCTTGCTGGGCTGACCTGACTGCCGTGTTGGGGTTTGGACAGCCAGGTTCGGAGAGGGAGCGCCTGACAGAGAGACTTGTAGTTGGCCCAGGGTCAGGATTAGCAGGCGCCTCCGTGGGCAGGGTCTGCGGAGCTGGACTCCTGGACGCTTCCTGGGCACCGCTCCCTGCGGGAACTTGATCATGGTCCCACTTTGTAGATGAAGAAGTGGAGGCCTGGGCTGTGCgagagccagggaggaggggtCCCCCTGAGCGGCGTTGTCCTCATTCGGCCCTGACCGCGAGCCGCGCAGGACTGAAGAGGCCGCCTCCTGTCCCCTTGCAGGCACGGGGCTcagagggcagagcaggaggTCGCGGCCAGAGGCGGCggtgccaggccaggcgggcgccCACGGGACCGTGGCCTGGAGCCCCGAGGACAGTGAGGCCTGGGAGAGCGAGAACCGGCCGGGGATGGCCTTGGGCCGGTTGGCGGGGGCGCGGCGGGGGCGGCCCCCCACGCGCCGGCGTCAGTTCCGGGACCTGGCGGCTGAGAAGCCGCACAGCTGCGGGCAGTGCGGGAAGCGTTTCCGCTGGGGCTCGGACCTGGCGCGGCACCAGCGCACGCACACCGGCGAGAAGCCGCACAAGTGCCCCGAGTGCGACAAGAGCTTCCGCAGCTCCTCGGACCTGGTGCGGCACCAGGGCGTGCACACGGGCGAGAAGCCCTTCTCCTGCGCCGCCTGCGGCAAGAGCTTCAGCCGCAGCGCCTACCTGGCCGACCACCAGCGCATCCACACGGGCGAGAAGCCCTTCGGCTGCAGCGACTGTGGCAAGAGCTTCTCGCTGCGCGCCTACCTGCTGGACCACCGGCGCGTGCACACCGGCGAGCGGCCCTTCGGCTGCAGCGAGTGTGACAAGAGCTTCAAGCAGCGTGCGCACCTCATCGCCCACCAGAGCCTGCA
This sequence is a window from Lepus europaeus isolate LE1 chromosome 21, mLepTim1.pri, whole genome shotgun sequence. Protein-coding genes within it:
- the ZNF213 gene encoding zinc finger protein 213 produces the protein MAAPPEPPSQASGEGEGLLVVKVEDCSWEQESARPEDCVDSEACRQRFRRFRYRAAGGPHEAFSRLWELCCRWLRPELRSKEQILELLVLEQFLAVLPGDIQAWVREQCPGSGEEAVALVEDLQKQPAKAGPKDAPSEDAESEAVAQESSDKGPPPAAGARSLPQVAQEQPRRGAPLPALPEEGAPRDTAQACFAPGVCGPVALGEIPFYFSREEWGSLDPAQRDLFWDIKRENSQNTALGTGLRGQSRRSRPEAAVPGQAGAHGTVAWSPEDSEAWESENRPGMALGRLAGARRGRPPTRRRQFRDLAAEKPHSCGQCGKRFRWGSDLARHQRTHTGEKPHKCPECDKSFRSSSDLVRHQGVHTGEKPFSCAACGKSFSRSAYLADHQRIHTGEKPFGCSDCGKSFSLRAYLLDHRRVHTGERPFGCSECDKSFKQRAHLIAHQSLHAKTAQPVG